The following proteins are encoded in a genomic region of Synechococcus sp. ROS8604:
- a CDS encoding type IV pilus twitching motility protein PilT → MEPMIEDLMEQLVNGGGSDLHIASGQPPYGRFSGELRPMQEEALSEEGCNRLIFSMLNNSQRKTLEQTWELDCAYGLKGVARFRVNVYRQKGSYAACLRALGSKIPGVELLNLPPVVVETSKRPRGLVLVTGPTGSGKTTTLAALLDHINHTRAEHILTIEDPIEFVYNSDLSLVHQRQLNEDTRSFANALRAALREDPDVILVGEMRDLETIQLAISAAETGHLVFGTLHTSSAAQTVDRMVDVFPPGQQTQIRVQLSGSLTAVFSQTLCKRQNPAPGQFGRVMAQEIMINTPAIANLIREGKTAQLYSQIQTGGERGMQTLERALADLVHKGEISLDEGRSKASKPAELDRLMNN, encoded by the coding sequence ATGGAACCAATGATCGAAGACCTGATGGAACAACTGGTGAATGGAGGTGGAAGCGACCTCCACATCGCCAGCGGTCAACCGCCCTATGGCCGATTCAGCGGCGAACTGCGACCGATGCAGGAGGAAGCACTCAGTGAAGAAGGCTGCAACCGCCTGATCTTCTCCATGCTCAATAACAGCCAACGCAAAACGCTGGAACAAACGTGGGAGCTGGATTGCGCGTATGGATTGAAAGGGGTCGCCCGTTTTCGCGTGAATGTTTACCGGCAGAAAGGCAGCTACGCCGCCTGCTTGCGTGCTCTTGGAAGCAAAATCCCCGGCGTTGAATTGCTGAATCTGCCTCCCGTCGTGGTGGAAACCAGCAAACGTCCCCGTGGTCTTGTCCTGGTCACGGGTCCGACTGGCTCCGGCAAAACCACCACCCTCGCAGCGCTTCTCGATCACATCAATCACACGAGGGCTGAGCACATCCTCACCATCGAAGATCCGATCGAATTTGTGTACAACAGTGATCTGAGCTTGGTGCATCAACGCCAACTCAACGAGGACACGCGCAGTTTTGCCAATGCTCTGCGCGCTGCACTGCGCGAAGACCCAGACGTGATCTTGGTGGGTGAAATGCGCGATCTCGAAACGATTCAACTAGCGATCAGCGCTGCTGAAACCGGGCATTTGGTGTTTGGGACCCTGCACACCAGTTCCGCGGCGCAGACCGTGGATCGGATGGTGGATGTGTTTCCACCTGGCCAGCAAACTCAAATCCGCGTGCAGCTCTCAGGAAGCCTGACTGCTGTGTTCTCTCAGACACTCTGCAAACGCCAAAATCCTGCCCCTGGGCAGTTCGGTCGCGTGATGGCTCAAGAAATCATGATCAACACTCCAGCCATCGCCAATTTGATCCGTGAAGGCAAAACAGCTCAGCTGTATTCCCAAATACAAACTGGCGGCGAACGCGGCATGCAAACCCTTGAGAGAGCCCTTGCCGATTTAGTTCACAAGGGCGAGATCAGCCTTGATGAAGGGCGCAGCAAAGCAAGCAAACCCGCTGAACTAGATCGCCTGATGAACAATTAA